A stretch of the Candidatus Nanopelagicales bacterium genome encodes the following:
- the tsaE gene encoding tRNA (adenosine(37)-N6)-threonylcarbamoyltransferase complex ATPase subunit type 1 TsaE yields MSTHSGTDTAGTGCVRLDVPDAEAMRALGERLAALLRGGDLVLLSGDLGAGKTTLTQGIGAGLGVRGPVTSPTFVIARVHPSLRGGPDLVHVDAYRLGSLAEVDDLDLDASLADSVTVVEWGEGRAEALAEDRLEVRLVRSHEGPVDAGTDVADPRVAQVRGVGDRWAGVDLRGLA; encoded by the coding sequence GTGAGCACGCACAGCGGTACGGACACCGCGGGCACCGGCTGCGTACGCCTCGACGTCCCCGACGCCGAGGCCATGCGCGCGCTCGGCGAGCGGCTGGCGGCGCTGCTGCGCGGCGGCGACCTGGTGCTGCTGTCCGGCGACCTCGGCGCCGGCAAGACGACGCTGACCCAGGGGATCGGGGCCGGTCTCGGCGTCCGCGGGCCGGTGACCAGCCCGACGTTCGTCATCGCCCGGGTGCACCCGTCGCTGCGCGGCGGTCCGGACCTGGTGCACGTCGACGCCTACCGGCTCGGGTCGCTGGCGGAGGTGGACGACCTCGACCTCGACGCGTCGCTGGCGGACAGCGTGACCGTGGTGGAGTGGGGCGAGGGCCGGGCGGAGGCGCTGGCCGAGGACCGGCTGGAGGTGCGGCTGGTCCGGTCGCACGAGGGACCCGTCGACGCCGGGACGGATGTCGCCGACCCCCGGGTGGCGCAGGTGCGCGGCGTCGGTGACCGCTGGGCGGGCGTGGACCTGCGCGGGCTGGCGTAG
- a CDS encoding alpha/beta hydrolase, whose protein sequence is MNRWIAPLAGVGLLAVGAAAGAAAEHLLVRRGLGGGAWEEPFGSLRGRVVEVTGDDGTPLHVEVDDPPAGRAEDGLTVVFSHGYALNQDSWHFQRRGLQGLARLVFWDQRSHGRSGRGEFDTHHIDQLGRDLMRVLDVCAPTGPVVLVGHSMGGMTVMSLAAHHPEIFGSRVRGVALLATSAGGMSSETLGLPPVLAPALRRFAPSAAAALARQKDLVELGRRRGSDLGLLLTRLYSFGSAVPASYTAFVADMIAATPIDVIAEYLPTFDEHDKYAALEALQRCEVVVVVGGSDVLTPPRHSEEIVRRVPGAQLVVLPDTGHMLGIERPVEVNTALLGLLGRVRAHLPAPGERPPGAAP, encoded by the coding sequence GTGAACCGCTGGATCGCGCCGCTCGCCGGCGTCGGGCTGCTGGCCGTGGGCGCCGCCGCGGGCGCCGCCGCCGAGCACCTGCTGGTGCGGCGCGGGCTGGGCGGGGGCGCATGGGAGGAGCCGTTCGGCTCGCTGCGCGGCCGGGTCGTGGAGGTGACCGGCGACGACGGGACCCCGCTGCACGTGGAGGTGGACGACCCGCCGGCCGGCCGGGCGGAGGACGGGCTGACCGTGGTGTTCAGCCACGGCTACGCGCTCAACCAGGACTCCTGGCACTTCCAGCGCCGCGGCCTGCAGGGCTTGGCCCGGCTGGTGTTCTGGGACCAGCGCAGCCACGGGCGGTCCGGGCGCGGGGAGTTCGACACGCACCACATCGACCAGCTCGGCCGCGACCTGATGCGCGTCCTGGACGTGTGCGCCCCGACCGGGCCGGTCGTGCTGGTCGGCCACTCGATGGGCGGCATGACGGTGATGTCGCTGGCCGCGCACCACCCGGAGATCTTCGGATCCCGGGTGCGGGGCGTGGCGCTGCTGGCCACGAGTGCCGGCGGCATGTCCTCCGAGACGCTCGGACTGCCCCCCGTCCTGGCGCCGGCGCTGCGCCGGTTCGCCCCCTCGGCCGCGGCGGCGCTGGCCCGGCAGAAGGACCTGGTCGAGCTCGGCCGCAGGCGCGGCAGCGACCTCGGGCTGCTGCTCACCCGGCTGTACTCCTTCGGGTCGGCGGTTCCCGCGTCGTACACCGCGTTCGTGGCCGACATGATCGCGGCGACACCGATCGACGTGATCGCGGAGTACCTGCCCACGTTCGACGAGCACGACAAGTACGCCGCGCTCGAGGCGCTGCAGCGCTGCGAGGTCGTGGTGGTCGTGGGGGGCTCCGACGTGCTCACGCCGCCGCGGCACAGCGAGGAGATCGTCCGCCGGGTCCCCGGAGCGCAGCTCGTCGTGCTGCCCGACACCGGGCACATGCTGGGGATCGAGCGACCGGTGGAGGTCAACACCGCCCTGCTCGGCCTGCTGGGCCGGGTCCGAGCCCACCTGCCCGCGCCGGGCGAGCGTCCACCGGGGGCAGCGCCGTGA
- a CDS encoding holo-ACP synthase: MIVGVGIDVVNVPRFAATVKRTPGVRERVFTVGERTTADGLPRPDASLAARFAAKEAVAKALGAPPGLRWQDCEVVADPDGRPWVQVSGTVAEAAEALGVQRWHLSLSHDGDVAVAYVVAEGDPIGLLAASAAVARQTAGEGA; encoded by the coding sequence ATGATCGTGGGGGTCGGGATCGACGTGGTGAACGTGCCGCGGTTCGCTGCCACCGTGAAGCGGACCCCGGGCGTGCGCGAGCGGGTGTTCACCGTGGGAGAGCGGACGACCGCGGACGGCCTGCCCCGCCCGGACGCCTCCCTGGCGGCCCGCTTCGCCGCGAAAGAGGCCGTCGCGAAGGCGCTCGGCGCGCCGCCCGGGCTGCGCTGGCAGGACTGCGAGGTGGTCGCCGATCCCGACGGCCGACCGTGGGTGCAGGTCAGCGGCACCGTCGCGGAGGCGGCCGAGGCCCTCGGCGTGCAGCGCTGGCACCTGTCCCTCAGCCACGACGGGGACGTCGCGGTGGCCTACGTGGTCGCCGAGGGCGACCCCATCGGACTGCTCGCCGCGTCCGCCGCGGTCGCCCGCCAGACCGCGGGGGAGGGTGCGTGA
- a CDS encoding NAD(P)H-hydrate dehydratase → MRSAYDVATVRAAEEALMARVGDGELMQRAATGLARTCAGLLAAGGGVTGSRVALLVGSGNNGGDALWAGSFLARRGAAVTAVLLSDRVHPEGLGALRAAGGRALAPGDGAGPEVVRSADLVLDGVVGIGGTGALRPAAAELAAAALAGGALRVAVDVPSGVSADTGAVDDPDAVFVADATVTFGCLKPGLLLTPGRAYVGVLELIDIGLRPWLPADATARVLDVADVAALLPQPGPADHKYTRGVVGVLAGSARYRGAAFLATGAARHGDAGMVRYLDRGDGIAAAVVDAFPDVVAQTEPPTADPRVTAWGCGPGMGESDGDRDALVAALGTAGPVVVDADGLRLLAVADGPVRAAVDARAADGRVTVLTPHDGEFARLGFSAGSGADEDRLAAARRAADELGCVVLLKGSGTVVAAPGGPAYVDPLGPPALATAGSGDVLTGLMAALLSGAQARGVLAADPAGPVTAAARVAAAAAYVHGWAAAQAADGGRPVTAVDVREALPGAIAAIRTGG, encoded by the coding sequence GTGAGGTCGGCGTACGACGTCGCCACCGTCCGGGCCGCCGAGGAGGCGCTGATGGCCCGCGTCGGCGACGGGGAGCTCATGCAGCGCGCGGCGACCGGACTGGCCCGCACCTGCGCCGGCCTGCTCGCGGCCGGCGGCGGCGTGACCGGGTCCCGGGTGGCGCTGCTGGTCGGCAGCGGCAACAACGGCGGTGACGCGCTGTGGGCGGGGTCGTTCCTGGCCCGCCGGGGCGCGGCGGTCACCGCGGTGCTGCTGTCCGACCGCGTGCACCCCGAGGGCCTGGGGGCGCTGCGCGCGGCGGGCGGGCGAGCGCTCGCCCCCGGCGACGGCGCCGGGCCCGAGGTCGTGCGCTCGGCCGACCTCGTCCTCGACGGCGTCGTCGGGATCGGGGGCACCGGCGCCCTGCGTCCCGCGGCCGCGGAGCTGGCCGCGGCCGCGCTGGCCGGCGGTGCCCTGCGGGTCGCCGTCGACGTCCCCAGCGGAGTGTCCGCGGACACCGGTGCCGTCGACGACCCCGACGCGGTGTTCGTCGCCGACGCGACGGTCACCTTCGGCTGCCTGAAGCCGGGGCTGCTGCTGACGCCGGGCCGCGCGTACGTCGGGGTGCTCGAGCTGATCGACATCGGCCTGCGGCCCTGGCTGCCCGCTGACGCGACCGCGCGGGTCCTCGACGTCGCCGACGTCGCCGCGCTGCTGCCGCAGCCCGGGCCGGCGGACCACAAGTACACCCGCGGCGTCGTCGGCGTGCTCGCCGGCAGCGCGCGCTACCGCGGAGCGGCCTTCCTGGCCACCGGCGCCGCCCGGCACGGCGACGCCGGCATGGTCCGCTACCTCGACCGCGGCGACGGGATCGCGGCCGCGGTCGTCGACGCCTTCCCGGACGTGGTCGCCCAGACCGAGCCGCCGACCGCGGACCCCCGGGTGACCGCCTGGGGCTGCGGGCCCGGCATGGGGGAGTCCGACGGCGACCGCGACGCGCTGGTGGCGGCCCTGGGCACGGCCGGCCCGGTCGTCGTCGACGCCGACGGCCTGCGGCTGCTCGCGGTGGCCGACGGTCCGGTCCGCGCCGCGGTGGACGCCCGGGCCGCCGACGGCCGGGTCACCGTGCTCACCCCGCACGACGGCGAGTTCGCCCGGCTCGGGTTCTCCGCCGGCTCCGGCGCCGACGAGGACCGGCTGGCTGCGGCCCGCAGGGCCGCCGACGAGCTCGGCTGCGTGGTGCTGCTCAAGGGCTCGGGCACGGTGGTGGCCGCGCCGGGTGGACCGGCCTACGTCGACCCGCTGGGGCCGCCGGCACTGGCGACGGCCGGCAGCGGAGACGTGCTCACCGGACTCATGGCCGCGCTGCTGTCCGGTGCCCAGGCGCGGGGCGTGCTGGCCGCCGACCCGGCCGGGCCGGTGACGGCGGCGGCGCGGGTCGCAGCCGCAGCGGCGTACGTCCACGGCTGGGCGGCCGCGCAGGCCGCCGACGGCGGGCGACCGGTGACCGCGGTGGACGTGCGCGAGGCCCTGCCCGGCGCCATCGCGGCGATCCGGACCGGGGGCTGA
- a CDS encoding uracil-DNA glycosylase, which yields MSDTAGHDAAGAWRELAGQVDGCRACDLGLVRTHAVPGDLPDPYDGGPVPLLLVGEAPGADEDALGRPFVGRSGRLLDQLLDEAGLDRTGVAVANVLKCRPPGNRAPRARELAACRPWLHRQLALLQPRVVVTLGGSATTWFFGRGARLTTLRGRPHEVDGRTVFATYHPSAALRFGPRGAPLAGLREDLGTVAGWLAR from the coding sequence GTGAGCGACACCGCGGGCCACGACGCGGCCGGGGCCTGGCGGGAGCTGGCCGGGCAGGTCGACGGATGCCGAGCCTGCGACCTCGGACTCGTCCGCACGCACGCGGTGCCCGGCGACCTGCCGGATCCGTACGACGGCGGGCCGGTCCCGCTGCTGCTCGTCGGGGAGGCGCCCGGGGCGGACGAGGACGCGCTCGGCCGGCCCTTCGTGGGCCGCAGCGGCCGGCTGCTGGACCAGCTCCTCGACGAGGCCGGCCTGGACCGGACCGGGGTCGCCGTGGCCAACGTGCTCAAGTGCCGGCCCCCGGGCAACCGGGCACCACGCGCACGCGAGCTGGCGGCGTGCCGCCCCTGGCTGCACCGGCAGCTGGCGCTACTGCAGCCGCGGGTGGTCGTCACCCTGGGCGGGTCGGCGACGACCTGGTTCTTCGGCCGGGGCGCGCGGCTGACCACGCTGCGCGGCCGGCCGCACGAGGTGGACGGCCGCACCGTCTTCGCCACCTACCACCCGTCGGCCGCGCTGCGGTTCGGTCCCCGGGGCGCGCCGCTGGCGGGCCTGCGGGAGGACCTCGGCACCGTCGCGGGGTGGCTGGCCCGGTGA
- the alr gene encoding alanine racemase, which translates to MIRAEARVDLDAVRANLAVLRAAAGDAEVMAVVKADGYGHGMVPVARAARSAGAGWLGVAFPGEALALRAAGDTGRVLAWLITPHDDVAPCVAADVDLSVSAPWAVDLVAAAADRAGRPARVHLKVDTGLGRGGGSLADWPALVDRARRHEAGGALELVGVWSHLANGEVADDPETAAQQERFAWALAEAERAGLRPQVRHLANSGATLAVPGARFDLVRCGIAMYGLTPGLALGTSASLGLRPAMTLRAEVALAKRVPAGHGVSYGLTWTAPAETTLALVPVGYGDGIPRAASGSGPVLVGGRIRHVVGRVAMDQCVVDVGDDAVAAGDPVVLFGPGDDGEPTAEDWAIACGTIGYEIVTRLGPRVPRRYVGEDAR; encoded by the coding sequence GTGATCCGTGCCGAGGCCCGCGTCGACCTCGATGCCGTGCGCGCGAACCTCGCGGTGCTGCGCGCCGCGGCGGGGGACGCGGAGGTCATGGCTGTGGTCAAGGCCGACGGGTACGGCCACGGGATGGTGCCGGTCGCCCGGGCCGCCCGGTCCGCCGGGGCGGGCTGGCTGGGGGTCGCGTTCCCGGGGGAGGCGCTCGCGCTGCGGGCTGCCGGCGACACCGGCCGGGTCCTGGCCTGGCTGATCACCCCGCACGACGACGTCGCCCCCTGCGTCGCCGCCGACGTCGACCTGTCCGTGAGCGCGCCGTGGGCGGTGGACCTGGTCGCCGCCGCCGCCGATCGGGCGGGGCGCCCGGCCCGGGTCCACCTCAAGGTCGACACCGGACTCGGTCGCGGCGGGGGGTCGCTGGCGGACTGGCCCGCGCTGGTGGACCGGGCGCGCCGGCACGAGGCCGGCGGCGCGCTGGAGCTGGTGGGGGTGTGGTCGCACCTGGCCAACGGCGAGGTGGCTGACGACCCCGAGACCGCGGCCCAGCAGGAGCGGTTCGCGTGGGCGCTGGCGGAGGCCGAGCGGGCCGGGCTGCGCCCGCAGGTCCGGCACCTGGCCAACTCCGGGGCCACCCTGGCCGTGCCCGGCGCGCGGTTCGACCTGGTCCGCTGCGGGATCGCGATGTACGGCCTCACCCCGGGGCTCGCCCTCGGGACCAGCGCGTCGCTGGGCCTGCGCCCGGCGATGACGCTGCGTGCCGAGGTCGCGCTGGCCAAGCGGGTGCCCGCCGGCCACGGGGTGTCGTACGGCCTGACCTGGACCGCCCCCGCGGAGACCACCTTGGCCCTGGTGCCGGTGGGGTACGGCGACGGGATCCCGCGGGCCGCCAGCGGCTCCGGGCCGGTCCTGGTCGGCGGGCGCATCCGCCACGTGGTGGGCCGGGTGGCGATGGACCAGTGCGTCGTCGACGTCGGGGACGACGCGGTGGCCGCCGGGGACCCGGTCGTGCTGTTCGGCCCCGGCGACGACGGCGAGCCCACGGCCGAGGACTGGGCGATCGCCTGCGGCACCATCGGCTACGAGATCGTCACCCGGCTCGGCCCACGGGTGCCGCGCCGCTACGTCGGCGAGGACGCCCGGTGA